In Providencia sneebia DSM 19967, one DNA window encodes the following:
- the ykgO gene encoding type B 50S ribosomal protein L36: protein MKVLSSLKTAKSRHPDCQVVRRRGRVYVICKTNPRFKAVQGCKKKR from the coding sequence GTGAAAGTATTAAGTTCTTTAAAAACAGCCAAGTCACGCCATCCCGATTGCCAAGTTGTTAGGCGACGTGGAAGGGTTTATGTTATTTGTAAAACAAATCCGCGATTTAAGGCGGTGCAAGGCTGTAAGAAAAAACGCTAA
- a CDS encoding type B 50S ribosomal protein L31, whose product MKQGIHPQYRTVIFHDTSVDAYFKVGSTIKTERTIEFEGETYPYVTLDVSSQSHPFYTGKQKMISQEGKTAQFQKRFARFLSK is encoded by the coding sequence ATGAAACAAGGTATCCACCCACAATATAGAACAGTCATCTTCCATGACACCAGTGTTGACGCCTATTTTAAAGTTGGTTCAACGATAAAAACGGAAAGAACCATTGAATTCGAAGGGGAAACATATCCGTATGTCACTTTAGATGTTTCTTCACAATCTCATCCGTTTTATACCGGTAAGCAGAAAATGATTTCTCAAGAAGGTAAAACGGCTCAATTCCAAAAACGTTTTGCGCGCTTTTTATCTAAATAG
- the nagK gene encoding N-acetylglucosamine kinase, producing MYYGFDMGGTKIELAVFDEDLKPVWQKRVPTPKDDYQTLLDVFRNLTIEADEKLGCQGKIGVGVPGIVNHQKGTVFTTNVPAAKYKPLIKDLTDILQRPVKIENDANCFALSEAWDAEFIRYPSVLGLILGTGVGGGFVINGKVLSGKNGIAGEIGHLNLSSQGAKLIGDTVPEIICGCGKPACFETYLSGPGFERIYAAYTGKACSAVEIIRLYQQGDSAAQQHVERYINLLAIFLGQILTIFDPDVVVIGGGLSQFNDIYSLLPNVLPQYLYGIADLPIITQARYGDSGGSRGAAFLNLTD from the coding sequence ATGTATTACGGCTTTGATATGGGTGGCACAAAAATTGAACTTGCTGTCTTCGATGAAGATCTCAAGCCAGTATGGCAAAAACGTGTACCTACACCGAAAGATGATTATCAAACTCTCCTTGATGTTTTTCGCAACTTAACGATTGAAGCAGACGAAAAGTTGGGTTGTCAGGGCAAAATTGGTGTCGGAGTTCCGGGAATCGTTAATCATCAAAAAGGCACTGTTTTTACCACTAATGTACCCGCAGCTAAATATAAGCCACTGATCAAAGACTTAACTGATATATTACAACGCCCTGTTAAAATCGAAAATGATGCTAATTGTTTTGCCCTTTCCGAAGCATGGGATGCCGAATTTATCCGTTATCCATCAGTACTAGGGTTAATTTTGGGAACAGGTGTCGGTGGCGGCTTTGTTATTAATGGCAAAGTACTTTCAGGTAAAAATGGTATTGCAGGTGAGATCGGTCATCTTAATCTTTCTTCACAAGGCGCTAARCTTATTGGGGATACTGTCCCAGAAATTATTTGCGGTTGCGGTAAACCAGCCTGTTTTGAAACCTATTTATCAGGCCCTGGTTTTGAACGTATCTACGCGGCATATACAGGGAAAGCGTGCTCTGCCGTTGAAATCATCCGGTTATATCAACAAGGCGATAGCGCTGCTCAGCAACACGTTGAACGTTACATCAATTTGCTCGCGATATTTTTAGGGCAAATATTGACTATCTTTGACCCAGATGTCGTTGTTATTGGTGGAGGATTATCGCAATTCAATGATATTTATTCATTATTACCAAATGTGCTTCCTCAGTATCTCTACGGCATTGCAGATTTACCAATTATCACTCAAGCTCGCTATGGCGATTCTGGGGGATCGAGAGGTGCTGCATTTTTGAATTTAACAGATTAA
- a CDS encoding flotillin family protein, which yields MELADLMPFLTIIGVIILVILGFFGLFKAFYIKVPQGTALIVNDMSSQPKVHFTGALVYPVIYKKEFMRISLLTLEVDRRGKDGLICHDNLRADITVAFYLRVNETTEDVLKVAKAIGVDRASDHQAVSTLFSAKFSEALKTVGKQFDLAKLFEDRQNFRDRIVDVIGKDLNGYALEDVAIDYLEQTPKSALDPNNIFDSEGIRKITEITAIHNIETNQKERDQELAIQKKNVETREASLALERQQADAEARQKREIENIRAREQAETLRVQEEERLKAEQARIQTQQEIEIREENRMREVEVAQQNRTRAVTIEQERVNRARDLEVVAREREVELQRIEKEKALEEERKNIANVIRERVVVEKSVAQEEERIKEVREISEADRLKQVTVINAQAEAEESLVRQVKKAEADEASAKHKAEEISTMAQAELEASAKQAEAKKRLAEGIEAEHAALGLAEARVRQATAEAEEKEGLVQANITAEKLLAEARGLKEKGLTEAQVMEAKALAEQQQGLAEAKILEEKLAAQARGDEQQANAIEKLGLVDAKVLEEKLAAQARGEGQLGSAQAEVIRQRLKAEADGLTDKFKSMDHLSDTARAHEEFRMRLEKEFEQSMASIEANKEIAREQADVLAAALTKTNIEIVGGDGSFFNTFSKALSLGKAVDGFMDKSSFAKESVEKLMNRKDDKKIDIAALLKNPEVQDLVNSFMAAKGGSQPVKTVASKPETPTND from the coding sequence ATGGAATTGGCTGACCTTATGCCCTTTTTAACCATTATTGGGGTTATTATTTTAGTCATACTTGGCTTTTTTGGGCTATTCAAAGCCTTCTATATCAAAGTCCCGCAAGGCACCGCGCTGATTGTCAACGACATGTCCTCACAACCCAAAGTCCACTTTACGGGTGCGCTAGTTTACCCAGTTATCTACAAAAAAGAGTTTATGCGTATCTCTCTTTTGACGTTAGAAGTTGACCGCCGTGGTAAAGATGGCCTGATTTGTCATGATAATTTAAGAGCAGATATCACTGTTGCTTTCTATTTACGTGTTAACGAAACAACAGAAGATGTATTAAAAGTCGCTAAAGCCATTGGCGTTGATCGCGCATCTGACCACCAAGCTGTCAGCACATTATTTAGTGCTAAATTCTCAGAGGCACTTAAAACGGTTGGTAAGCAGTTTGATTTAGCAAAATTATTTGAAGATAGACAGAATTTCCGTGACCGCATTGTCGATGTGATTGGTAAAGATTTAAATGGTTATGCATTAGAAGACGTTGCCATTGACTACCTTGAGCAAACGCCAAAATCTGCCCTTGATCCTAATAATATCTTTGACTCCGAAGGTATTCGTAAAATCACTGAAATAACCGCGATTCATAATATTGAAACTAACCAAAAAGAACGAGATCAAGAGTTAGCCATTCAGAAGAAAAATGTTGAAACACGCGAAGCAAGCTTAGCGCTAGAACGCCAACAAGCCGATGCTGAAGCGCGTCAAAAACGTGAAATTGAAAATATTCGCGCTCGTGAGCAAGCTGAAACATTGCGCGTTCAAGAAGAAGAGCGCTTAAAAGCGGAACAAGCTCGTATTCAAACGCAACAAGAGATTGAAATTCGTGAAGAAAACCGTATGCGTGAAGTTGAAGTGGCTCAACAAAACCGTACTCGTGCAGTCACCATTGAACAAGAACGCGTTAATCGTGCTCGAGATTTAGAAGTTGTTGCTCGTGAACGAGAAGTTGAATTACAACGCATTGAAAAAGAAAAAGCACTGGAAGAAGAACGTAAAAATATCGCCAATGTTATTCGTGAGCGTGTTGTTGTTGAGAAAAGTGTTGCACAAGAAGAAGAAAGAATTAAAGAAGTTCGTGAAATATCAGAAGCTGACCGCTTAAAACAAGTGACTGTCATTAATGCACAAGCAGAAGCAGAAGAATCTCTAGTTCGCCAAGTGAAGAAAGCCGAAGCTGATGAAGCAAGTGCCAAACATAAAGCGGAAGAAATTAGCACAATGGCACAAGCTGAGTTAGAAGCATCAGCAAAACAAGCCGAAGCGAAAAAACGTTTAGCGGAAGGTATTGAAGCTGAACATGCAGCATTAGGCTTAGCTGAAGCTAGAGTTCGCCAAGCAACCGCAGAAGCAGAAGAGAAAGAAGGTTTAGTCCAAGCCAATATCACAGCTGAAAAACTGTTAGCTGAAGCTCGCGGCCTGAAAGAGAAAGGTCTGACTGAAGCGCAAGTCATGGAAGCTAAAGCACTTGCAGAGCAACAACAAGGCCTTGCTGAAGCCAAAATCCTTGAAGAAAAACTGGCAGCTCAAGCTCGTGGTGATGAACAACAAGCCAATGCGATAGAGAAATTAGGTCTGGTTGATGCAAAAGTTCTTGAAGAGAAATTAGCCGCGCAAGCACGCGGTGAAGGTCAATTAGGCTCAGCTCAAGCAGAAGTCATTCGCCAACGCCTGAAAGCAGAAGCAGATGGTTTAACAGACAAATTCAAATCAATGGATCACCTTAGTGATACAGCACGTGCGCATGAAGAGTTCCGTATGCGCCTTGAAAAAGAATTTGAACAATCAATGGCATCAATTGAAGCCAATAAAGAAATTGCCCGTGAACAAGCAGATGTTCTTGCAGCAGCGCTCACTAAAACCAATATTGAAATTGTTGGTGGTGATGGCAGCTTCTTTAATACCTTCTCTAAAGCGCTTAGCTTAGGTAAAGCTGTTGACGGCTTTATGGATAAAAGTAGCTTCGCCAAAGAGAGTGTTGAGAAGCTAATGAACCGTAAAGACGATAAAAAAATTGATATTGCTGCCCTACTCAAAAATCCTGAAGTTCAAGATTTAGTGAATAGTTTTATGGCAGCAAAAGGGGGGAGCCAACCTGTCAAAACGGTAGCCTCGAAACCTGAAACACCAACAAATGACTAA
- a CDS encoding DNA repair ATPase, whose amino-acid sequence MSIQDTNYEQEILDSAVAEGGAYEILRKRLTEQGQQLYQKAAQLNDSRLQEFGQSQMDIIGRIRIRTENNCQARDIVRVGEWLLFGYNVFLGLKKETQLEDVFSLYRLIDNQGEFDVEAVPYEDTFLNDTRFVQDFTELYTYYKNTQLLQLVERDGKLLASFQIGDRISDVRVFRWSISSDKTKIDYIDNRGERDIALPPAYDFDWIKTTRENAVNGRFPHINILDTVFVETIGGDLTIKCENNTEDGLGIYREAVLDKNQSLDDAQIEYAQTGSLILLKILPYREDSWRYLVYNTLTQSVQRIDAIGQACIQLPEDHGIIFPGGYYLQNGEYKTFDQPMEGMRFRRLRRSPNGEDVLYVFYSPNQGRIALFSYNLIERKLSIPLIGHGYAMLEDGKMVLFEGEGDEATRVHPMQVWQTPFYSEEFADQQPARNGFFGRIGNADLVRGISEILYIAKEIEGNHVSVARYEQLSQQPKNLLDIYYWFNEEQCLGIGKLLKEITQTSELVLDEYEKVESIRQQSAKSMNEAVNRQKSLLALTLPESWSDIQQFVDGLNDLNTQRGHLITLREFRYMDLSKLNQMEEEIAQAQERVSQATAAFLASDKALLPFRTQLATFEEQMESAQNSAQLDVPMAGMEKMSADLDMLSNLMASLKFDDVTQQTHIIDAISQIYAQLNQSRARLQQKRKAQSSVETVAQFGAQFRLFSQGITNALSLSTDPERCDDQLSRLLVQLEELESQFSHNDEFLDDILAKREELLETFESHKQTLLDDRQRRAQNLQTAADRLLESLQRRTLRLQSQDELNAFFASDPLALKTREIIEKLRELNDNVKADDIDARLKSSRDQAIRTLRDKTDIFEDGGNVIKLGPRHRFSVNTQELDLTILPKDNQLWLYLTGTDFQEPIENPQLAELQPYWTATLESESETVYRAEYLAYSIIYAASKRQNNLTYEQLKTALSSPEKLEKIVRDFAAPRYKEGYEKGIHDHDAIAILKKLIPVGESADLLRYNPKARAIGAIFWESIQNKEYPALWPERARTALNIHQLFHNDDALLDLQAEIEADISLFLQEHPIPCESYYQTQAAEYLSFVLSRTPIELTYSKYARDLVSALQSRLEASHMWIDFNRSQQNLANRYAQRWALIQNWLQGLCSVPEFSHLTPYIPGAIAIIILDKVSSARYSEVDLYFKVSGLLGEHPTIENQTLSLSLDNYFGRMRRQRKQFIPAFREYQALRQRIANDERRRLKLHEFKAHPLSSFVRNKLINDVYLPIIGDNMAKQIGALGEGKRTDLMGLLLMISPPGYGKTTLMEYVADRLGLIFMKVNGPALGHDVLSLDPEQAPNATARQELEKLNLALEMGNNVMLYVDDIQHTHPEFLQKFISLCDGTRRIEGVWKGQTKXYDMRGKKFCVVMAGNPYTESGEVFRIPDMLANRADIYNLGEVLGGMDEAFALSYIENSLTSNPVLAPLALRDLNDLYLLVDKAMGKSVSTNALSYPYSDAEISEIVAVIKRLITLRDVVLKVNQQYISSAAQSDKYRTEPAFRLQGSYRNMNKLSEKVSSVMNEAELENLLDDHYLGEAQLLTTGAEENLLKLAEIRGKLTEKDAARWQQIKKDFMRNKALGGDNADIGDRVVAQLADLVESVQALGQ is encoded by the coding sequence ATGTCAATTCAGGATACGAACTACGAGCAGGAAATATTAGATAGCGCTGTCGCAGAAGGTGGTGCTTATGAAATCTTGCGCAAACGCCTTACTGAGCAAGGTCAGCAACTTTATCAAAAAGCCGCACAACTGAATGACAGCCGATTACAAGAGTTTGGTCAAAGCCAAATGGATATTATTGGCCGTATTCGTATTCGTACAGAAAATAATTGCCAAGCAAGAGATATTGTCCGTGTTGGTGAGTGGTTACTTTTTGGCTACAACGTTTTCCTTGGTCTTAAAAAAGAGACACAGCTTGAAGATGTTTTTTCACTCTATCGTTTAATTGATAATCAAGGTGAATTTGATGTTGAAGCGGTGCCATATGAAGACACTTTCCTCAATGATACCCGCTTTGTACAAGACTTCACTGAACTGTACACCTATTACAAAAATACACAGTTATTACAATTAGTTGAACGTGATGGTAAGTTGCTTGCCAGTTTTCAAATTGGTGACCGCATCAGTGATGTGCGTGTTTTCCGCTGGTCTATTTCCAGTGATAAAACAAAAATTGACTATATTGATAACCGTGGTGAAAGAGATATTGCTTTACCTCCGGCTTATGATTTTGATTGGATTAAAACAACCCGAGAAAATGCGGTAAATGGTCGCTTTCCACATATCAATATTTTAGACACGGTATTTGTTGAAACTATTGGTGGTGATTTAACCATCAAATGTGAAAATAACACAGAAGATGGTTTAGGCATTTATCGTGAAGCGGTATTAGATAAAAATCAATCGCTTGATGATGCACAAATAGAATATGCCCAAACAGGCAGCCTGATATTATTAAAAATATTACCTTATCGTGAAGATAGCTGGCGCTATTTGGTGTACAACACACTGACTCAATCCGTTCAACGCATTGATGCCATTGGGCAAGCTTGTATCCAGCTCCCAGAAGATCACGGTATTATTTTTCCTGGCGGTTACTATTTACAAAATGGCGAATACAAAACATTTGACCAACCTATGGAAGGAATGCGTTTTCGTCGTCTACGTCGCTCACCAAATGGTGAAGATGTCCTCTATGTTTTCTATTCCCCAAACCAAGGTCGAATTGCCCTTTTCAGTTACAACCTAATTGAAAGAAAGCTCTCAATTCCACTGATCGGTCATGGTTATGCCATGCTGGAAGATGGGAAAATGGTGCTATTTGAAGGTGAGGGAGATGAAGCGACCCGTGTTCATCCAATGCAGGTTTGGCAAACTCCTTTTTATTCTGAAGAATTTGCCGATCAGCAACCCGCTCGAAATGGTTTCTTTGGCCGTATTGGTAATGCCGATTTAGTCCGTGGTATTTCAGAAATTTTATACATAGCCAAAGAAATAGAAGGTAATCATGTTTCTGTTGCACGCTATGAGCAACTTAGCCAGCAACCCAAAAACCTACTTGATATCTATTATTGGTTTAATGAAGAACAATGCTTAGGCATTGGCAAACTGCTGAAAGAGATAACTCAAACAAGTGAGTTAGTCTTAGATGAATATGAAAAAGTTGAAAGTATTCGTCAGCAATCGGCTAAATCCATGAATGAAGCCGTTAATCGGCAAAAATCTCTACTCGCGCTAACATTGCCAGAAAGCTGGAGTGATATTCAACAATTCGTTGATGGTCTTAATGATCTCAATACACAACGTGGCCATCTGATTACATTGCGTGAATTCCGTTATATGGATTTAAGCAAACTCAATCAGATGGAAGAAGAGATAGCGCAAGCACAAGAGAGAGTGTCACAAGCGACAGCGGCGTTTCTTGCTAGTGATAAAGCATTACTTCCTTTTAGAACACAGCTTGCGACTTTCGAAGAACAGATGGAAAGTGCGCAAAATAGTGCTCAACTTGATGTGCCAATGGCTGGCATGGAAAAAATGTCAGCTGATTTAGATATGTTATCTAATTTAATGGCGTCACTAAAATTTGATGATGTCACACAACAAACACATATCATTGATGCTATTTCTCAAATTTACGCGCAATTAAACCAATCTCGAGCACGTTTACAACAAAAGCGTAAAGCACAAAGTAGTGTTGAGACCGTTGCTCAATTTGGCGCGCAATTCCGCTTATTTAGCCAAGGTATTACTAACGCGCTTTCACTCTCAACTGATCCTGAACGTTGTGATGATCAGTTATCTCGTTTATTGGTGCAATTAGAAGAACTTGAGAGCCAATTTAGTCATAATGACGAATTTCTTGATGACATATTAGCGAAGCGAGAAGAGCTACTTGAAACATTCGAATCGCATAAACAAACATTACTTGATGACCGCCAGCGCCGAGCTCAAAACTTACAAACAGCAGCAGATCGCCTACTTGAAAGTTTGCAGCGTCGTACATTGCGCTTACAATCTCAAGATGAATTAAATGCTTTTTTTGCCTCAGATCCTCTTGCCTTAAAAACGCGTGAAATCATTGAAAAACTAAGAGAACTCAATGATAACGTCAAAGCCGATGATATTGATGCTCGTTTGAAATCCTCACGCGACCAAGCTATTCGAACATTACGCGATAAAACGGATATTTTTGAAGATGGCGGAAATGTCATTAAGTTAGGACCTCGCCATCGCTTTAGTGTCAACACCCAAGAGCTTGATCTCACCATCTTGCCAAAAGACAACCAACTTTGGTTATATCTCACCGGAACGGATTTTCAAGAACCTATTGAAAACCCACAATTAGCCGAGTTACAACCTTATTGGACGGCCACTTTAGAATCTGAGTCAGAGACAGTTTATCGCGCAGAATACTTAGCCTATTCTATTATTTATGCTGCAAGCAAACGGCAAAATAATCTCACCTATGAGCAACTCAAAACGGCATTATCATCACCTGAAAAGTTAGAAAAAATTGTGCGTGATTTCGCTGCACCGCGTTATAAAGAGGGCTATGAAAAAGGGATACATGACCATGATGCCATCGCAATACTCAAAAAGCTGATCCCTGTTGGGGAAAGTGCTGATTTATTACGCTATAACCCAAAAGCACGCGCAATCGGAGCCATTTTCTGGGAGAGTATCCAAAATAAAGAATATCCTGCATTATGGCCTGAACGTGCACGAACGGCGCTGAATATTCATCAATTATTCCATAATGATGATGCTTTACTTGATCTTCAAGCAGAAATAGAAGCCGATATCAGCCTCTTTTTACAAGAACATCCTATTCCTTGTGAAAGTTATTACCAAACGCAAGCAGCGGAATATCTGAGCTTTGTCTTATCAAGAACACCAATTGAACTCACTTACAGTAAATATGCACGTGATTTAGTCTCCGCATTACAAAGCCGCTTAGAAGCATCCCATATGTGGATTGATTTCAATCGTTCGCAACAGAATTTAGCTAATCGTTATGCACAACGCTGGGCGTTAATTCAAAATTGGTTACAAGGTTTGTGCTCAGTTCCTGAATTTAGTCATCTAACACCTTACATTCCGGGTGCTATTGCTATCATTATTTTAGATAAGGTCTCGTCGGCGCGTTACAGTGAAGTTGATCTCTATTTCAAAGTCAGTGGATTACTTGGTGAACATCCAACAATAGAAAATCAAACCTTATCTTTAAGTTTAGATAACTATTTCGGCCGTATGCGCAGGCAAAGAAAACAATTTATTCCTGCATTTCGAGAATATCAGGCATTACGTCAGCGTATTGCTAATGATGAACGTCGCCGCTTAAAACTCCATGAATTTAAAGCACATCCTTTAAGCTCTTTTGTTCGTAACAAACTAATTAATGACGTTTATTTGCCTATTATTGGTGACAATATGGCAAAACAAATCGGCGCTTTAGGAGAAGGAAAGCGTACCGATTTAATGGGGTTATTACTGATGATTTCGCCACCCGGTTACGGTAAAACAACCTTAATGGAATATGTGGCTGATCGCTTAGGTCTTATTTTTATGAAGGTCAACGGGCCAGCATTAGGCCATGATGTGCTGTCTCTCGACCCGGAACAAGCACCAAATGCGACAGCAAGGCAGGAGCTGGAAAAACTCAATTTAGCGCTCGAAATGGGAAATAATGTGATGTTATATGTTGATGATATACAACATACTCATCCAGAATTCCTCCAAAAATTCATCTCATTGTGTGATGGTACAAGGCGGATTGAAGGTGTTTGGAAAGGTCAAACAAAAMCCTATGATATGCGAGGCAAAAAATTCTGTGTTGTCATGGCAGGTAACCCTTATACAGAATCGGGGGAAGTTTTCCGTATTCCTGACATGCTAGCCAACCGTGCAGATATCTATAACCTTGGGGAAGTCTTAGGTGGAATGGATGAAGCCTTTGCACTAAGTTATATTGAGAATAGTTTGACATCAAACCCTGTTCTGGCACCACTAGCGCTCCGAGACTTGAATGATTTATACCTTCTCGTTGATAAAGCGATGGGGAAATCAGTTTCAACCAATGCACTAAGCTACCCTTATTCAGATGCGGAAATTAGCGAAATTGTGGCTGTAATCAAACGCCTGATTACGTTAAGAGATGTGGTTCTTAAAGTAAATCAGCAATATATCTCTAGCGCAGCTCAGTCAGATAAATATCGAACTGAACCGGCTTTTCGCTTGCAAGGCAGTTACCGTAATATGAATAAGTTGAGCGAAAAAGTTTCATCTGTCATGAATGAAGCGGAATTAGAAAATCTATTGGATGATCATTATTTGGGAGAAGCACAATTACTGACAACAGGTGCAGAAGAAAACTTACTCAAACTCGCAGAAATACGCGGCAAACTCACTGAGAAAGATGCAGCCCGTTGGCAGCAAATTAAGAAAGACTTTATGCGTAATAAAGCCCTTGGTGGTGATAATGCGGATATTGGTGATCGGGTTGTGGCTCAACTTGCTGATCTTGTTGAAAGTGTACAAGCTCTAGGTCAATAA
- a CDS encoding TetR/AcrR family transcriptional regulator, producing the protein MGRQRTIDRDKLLDAAEEIVISKGAAALTIDAVAKAMGISKGGVQYCFGNKDALIDAMFDRWGHTYDEIFDREIARDNSPENRINAHRIATHEHDKVAIAKGATLMASLLQTPEYLESTREWYRSRLDNLDTTTPSGKRARLMFLATEGAFMLRYFGFMNIDEHEWDDMFKDMADILISAKK; encoded by the coding sequence ATGGGACGTCAACGAACTATCGATCGAGATAAGCTATTAGATGCAGCTGAAGAGATTGTTATTAGTAAAGGTGCTGCTGCACTGACGATTGATGCTGTAGCAAAAGCAATGGGGATCTCAAAAGGAGGTGTTCAATACTGCTTTGGTAATAAAGATGCTTTGATTGATGCGATGTTTGATCGTTGGGGTCACACCTATGATGAAATCTTTGATAGAGAAATCGCGCGTGATAACTCACCAGAAAATAGAATCAATGCGCACCGAATAGCCACTCACGAACATGACAAAGTAGCCATCGCCAAAGGAGCAACACTGATGGCGTCATTATTACAAACACCTGAATATTTAGAGAGCACTCGCGAATGGTATCGCAGCCGACTAGATAATTTAGATACCACAACACCTTCAGGTAAACGTGCCAGACTGATGTTTCTAGCGACAGAAGGTGCTTTTATGCTTCGCTATTTTGGGTTTATGAATATAGATGAACATGAGTGGGATGATATGTTTAAAGATATGGCTGATATTTTGATTTCAGCTAAAAAGTAA
- the glmS gene encoding glutamine--fructose-6-phosphate transaminase (isomerizing) has translation MCGIVGAVAQRDIAEILIEGLRRLEYRGYDSAGLAVVDQEGHLQRLREVGKVQMLAEEAEKTPVFGGTGIAHTRWATHGVPSERNAHPHTSEYIAVVHNGIIENYQELKEELKKLGYVFSSETDTEVIAHLVHHEQQKGGSLIEVVQRVIPQLRGAYGTVIMDSRIPELLVAARSGSPLVIGLGVGENFLASDQLALLPVTRRFMYLEEGDIAEITRRSVRIFDHQGQEVEREQIESSVQYDAGDKGVYRHYMQKEIYEQPMAIKNTLEGHFNKDNGIDLSELGASAQETLSKVEHIQIVACGTSYNAGMVARYWFESLAGIPCDVEIASEYRYRNPAYRKNSLMITLSQSGETADTLAALRLSKDLGYLTSLAICNVAGSSLVRESDFALMTKAGAEIGVASTKAFTTQLTVLLMLVAYMGRLKGAAPELEENIAHALHALPARIESMLSQDKVIEALAEDFSDKNHALFLGRGDQYPIAVEGALKLKEISYIHAEAYAAGELKHGPLALIDADMPVIIIAPNNELLEKLKSNIEEVRARGGLLYVFADQDAGFQASENMKIISLPHVEELIAPIFYTVPLQLLSYHVALIKGTDVDQPRNLAKSVTVE, from the coding sequence ATGTGTGGAATTGTAGGTGCTGTCGCACAACGTGATATCGCAGAAATTCTAATTGAAGGTCTCCGTCGTCTTGAATATCGTGGTTATGATTCAGCAGGTCTTGCTGTTGTTGACCAAGAAGGACATCTCCAGCGTTTACGTGAAGTTGGTAAAGTGCAAATGCTGGCGGAAGAAGCTGAGAAAACGCCAGTATTTGGTGGAACAGGGATCGCGCATACTCGTTGGGCTACGCATGGCGTTCCAAGTGAACGTAATGCACACCCTCATACTTCTGAATATATTGCTGTTGTTCATAATGGGATCATTGAAAACTATCAAGAGCTCAAAGAAGAACTTAAAAAACTGGGTTATGTTTTTAGTTCTGAAACAGACACAGAAGTCATTGCTCACCTTGTTCATCATGAACAACAAAAAGGTGGCTCATTAATTGAAGTTGTTCAACGGGTTATTCCGCAATTACGCGGTGCGTATGGCACTGTTATTATGGATAGCCGTATACCTGAATTACTTGTTGCGGCTCGCTCTGGAAGCCCATTAGTCATTGGTTTAGGTGTTGGTGAAAACTTCTTAGCATCAGACCAACTTGCTTTGTTACCAGTGACGCGTCGCTTTATGTACCTTGAAGAAGGGGATATTGCAGAGATCACTCGTCGCTCTGTCCGCATTTTTGATCATCAAGGTCAAGAAGTAGAACGTGAGCAAATTGAATCAAGTGTTCAATATGATGCTGGTGATAAAGGCGTTTATCGCCATTACATGCAAAAAGAGATCTATGAGCAACCAATGGCTATCAAAAACACCTTAGAAGGTCATTTTAATAAAGATAATGGCATTGATCTCAGTGAATTAGGTGCATCTGCACAAGAAACTCTTTCAAAAGTTGAGCATATTCAGATTGTTGCTTGTGGGACTTCTTATAACGCAGGTATGGTTGCGCGTTATTGGTTTGAATCACTTGCGGGTATTCCATGTGATGTTGAAATTGCATCTGAATACCGTTACCGCAACCCAGCTTATCGCAAAAATAGCTTGATGATCACACTGTCTCAGTCAGGTGAAACTGCAGATACATTGGCTGCTCTGCGTTTATCAAAAGATTTAGGCTACCTAACCTCTTTAGCAATTTGTAACGTTGCTGGTTCTTCATTAGTTCGCGAATCTGATTTTGCGCTAATGACAAAAGCAGGTGCTGAAATTGGTGTTGCTTCAACAAAAGCATTTACTACTCAGTTAACTGTTTTGTTGATGCTGGTGGCTTACATGGGGCGTTTAAAAGGTGCAGCGCCTGAACTTGAAGAGAATATTGCTCATGCGCTGCATGCATTGCCTGCACGTATTGAAAGTATGTTATCTCAAGATAAAGTTATTGAAGCATTAGCGGAAGATTTCTCAGATAAAAACCATGCGCTATTTTTAGGTCGTGGTGACCAATACCCTATTGCTGTTGAGGGTGCTTTAAAATTAAAAGAGATATCTTATATTCATGCAGAGGCTTATGCAGCTGGTGAATTAAAACATGGTCCTTTGGCTCTAATTGATGCTGATATGCCAGTGATTATCATTGCGCCTAATAATGAATTGTTGGAAAAACTAAAATCCAACATTGAGGAAGTTCGTGCTCGTGGTGGCTTACTGTATGTCTTTGCCGATCAAGATGCGGGTTTTCAAGCAAGTGAAAATATGAAAATTATTTCTCTACCACATGTTGAAGAACTGATTGCTCCTATTTTCTATACTGTACCTTTGCAACTTCTGTCTTACCATGTTGCTTTGATCAAAGGGACAGATGTTGACCAACCACGTAACTTAGCTAAATCTGTGACTGTAGAATAA